The following are encoded together in the Eubacterium sp. 1001713B170207_170306_E7 genome:
- a CDS encoding YerC/YecD family TrpR-related protein, whose translation MDTNDKRKMLAQAILSIESEEECFELLEDICTIKEVDDMANRFQIALLLYEGKTFIDVENQTGASSATISRVNRCLKHGKGYRQIIERMFDKNEGED comes from the coding sequence ATGGATACAAATGATAAACGCAAAATGTTGGCCCAGGCCATTTTATCAATCGAATCAGAAGAAGAGTGCTTTGAGCTGTTAGAGGATATCTGTACCATTAAAGAGGTTGACGATATGGCCAACCGCTTTCAGATCGCTCTTTTATTATATGAGGGCAAGACCTTTATCGACGTTGAAAACCAGACTGGCGCAAGCTCTGCGACCATCAGCCGCGTTAACCGCTGTCTGAAGCATGGCAAGGGGTACCGTCAGATCATCGAGAGGATGTTTGACAAAAATGAAGGTGAGGATTAA
- a CDS encoding thiamine pyrophosphate-dependent dehydrogenase E1 component subunit alpha gives MMEFDKELLTKMYYRMNQARFFEEKVAWLFSRGQVHGTTHLSMGQEGSAVGACLALEEGDLVSLTHRGHSQAIGFGLDVKRMMAEFLGRETGYCKGKGGSMHIADLKSGNIGANGVVGGGYPLSCGAALTQKYKKTGKVVLCFAGDGSTNEGNFHESLNLASVWKLPVIFYVENNLYGMSTPIEKHMNIENISDRAAAYGIPGLTIDGNDIIEVYKIVRKARQYAHSGKGPVLIESKTYRYNGHSKSDAQVYRTKEEVEAWRQKDPITRFERYLEKDKIMLPNQMVQIKEAAYQSIEDAVEFAKNSPEPPVTAVLEDVYA, from the coding sequence ATGATGGAATTTGATAAAGAATTATTAACAAAAATGTATTATAGAATGAACCAGGCCCGCTTTTTTGAGGAAAAGGTTGCCTGGCTGTTTTCAAGAGGGCAGGTCCACGGCACCACCCATCTGTCCATGGGACAGGAAGGCTCTGCGGTAGGGGCCTGTCTGGCACTGGAGGAGGGAGACCTCGTCTCTCTGACCCACCGGGGCCATTCACAGGCGATCGGCTTTGGCCTTGATGTCAAGCGGATGATGGCTGAATTTTTAGGCCGGGAAACCGGCTATTGCAAGGGCAAAGGCGGTTCCATGCATATTGCGGATTTAAAATCCGGAAATATTGGAGCCAATGGTGTGGTTGGCGGCGGTTATCCGCTGTCCTGCGGCGCTGCTCTGACCCAGAAATACAAAAAAACCGGCAAGGTTGTGCTCTGCTTTGCAGGCGACGGATCGACCAATGAGGGGAACTTTCATGAATCTCTGAACCTGGCCTCGGTCTGGAAGCTGCCGGTTATTTTTTATGTTGAAAACAACCTGTACGGTATGTCCACCCCAATTGAGAAGCATATGAATATCGAAAACATCTCGGACCGCGCGGCGGCCTATGGTATTCCAGGGCTTACCATTGACGGCAATGACATTATCGAGGTTTATAAGATTGTGCGCAAGGCCCGCCAGTATGCCCACTCGGGCAAAGGCCCAGTGCTCATCGAGAGCAAGACATACCGCTATAATGGGCATTCTAAGAGTGACGCTCAGGTTTACCGGACCAAGGAGGAAGTAGAGGCATGGCGGCAGAAGGATCCCATTACCCGCTTCGAGCGGTACCTGGAAAAAGATAAGATCATGCTCCCGAATCAGATGGTCCAGATTAAGGAGGCGGCGTACCAGAGTATCGAGGACGCCGTAGAATTCGCTAAAAACAGTCCTGAACCGCCCGTTACCGCAGTTCTGGAAGACGTATACGCTTAG
- a CDS encoding SOS response-associated peptidase produces MCGRYTLFSRKNDPEAQRLRQLLLKGGTPVPEGDIAPSEYAPVYIAGTKNGRVPAIMKWGYPNPYRKSLIINARSETLLEKETFREDFLNRRCLIPAGGFYEWTPEKKLFIFEGGAPSLIYLAGIYRQAGDIREFVILTREPVSLVAEIHNRMPVVIPKDQAEAWLYDPNAALELIRTAPPELVRHCVK; encoded by the coding sequence ATGTGTGGACGCTACACCTTATTCTCACGAAAAAATGATCCGGAGGCCCAGAGGCTCAGGCAGCTTTTACTGAAGGGCGGGACTCCAGTGCCAGAGGGTGACATCGCTCCCTCGGAGTACGCGCCTGTTTATATCGCCGGAACCAAAAACGGCCGGGTTCCCGCGATAATGAAATGGGGCTATCCCAACCCATACCGAAAATCTCTGATCATCAACGCCCGTTCCGAAACCCTGCTCGAAAAGGAGACCTTCCGCGAAGATTTCCTGAACCGGCGCTGCCTGATTCCCGCCGGGGGCTTTTACGAGTGGACGCCCGAGAAAAAGCTTTTTATTTTTGAGGGCGGTGCTCCTTCGCTCATTTATCTGGCAGGCATCTACCGGCAGGCCGGGGACATCCGGGAATTTGTGATCCTGACCCGTGAGCCTGTCAGTCTGGTGGCTGAAATCCACAACCGCATGCCGGTTGTGATCCCGAAAGACCAGGCTGAGGCCTGGCTTTATGATCCTAACGCTGCCCTTGAGCTTATCCGCACCGCGCCGCCAGAGCTTGTCCGGCACTGCGTAAAATAG
- a CDS encoding PspC domain-containing protein, protein MRNQKKRLLRDKRNGIISGVCQGIGEYLGVSPWIFRVLFILPVLPFVLNFISGVISILVYVVLSAVIKDKGSSAAQDDNVVEVEYEIVDDEDDQKKSDS, encoded by the coding sequence ATGCGTAATCAGAAAAAACGTCTGCTCAGAGACAAGCGAAACGGAATCATCTCCGGCGTCTGCCAGGGGATCGGGGAATATCTGGGCGTTTCGCCCTGGATTTTCCGGGTGCTGTTTATTTTACCCGTACTGCCGTTTGTACTCAATTTTATCTCCGGCGTGATCAGTATTCTGGTCTATGTGGTTTTATCCGCGGTGATCAAGGATAAGGGCAGCAGCGCCGCCCAGGATGACAACGTAGTTGAGGTTGAGTACGAGATTGTCGACGACGAAGACGATCAGAAAAAATCGGATAGTTAG
- a CDS encoding alpha-ketoacid dehydrogenase subunit beta, with translation MEMQEMTYREAIRLAMSEEMRRDHDVIFMGEDIGVYGGGFGVSVGMIDEFGEDRVLDTPISESVIVGAAAGAAVTGLRPVCEMMFMDFISFGMDSLVNQAAKLRYMFGGEAQVPMVVRLPSGSGTGAAAQHCQTLEAWMCHVPGLKVVTPSTPAQAKGLLKAAIRDNNPVCFIEHKLLYKMKGMVPVDDSYLVPIGETFVERQGTDATIVAWGTLLVKAMETAEKLAEEGIEVEVVNPMTLYPMDMGPIMESVRKTGRLIIAHEAAKTGGVGGEIAARIAESDCFDYMDAPIIRLGGLDVPIPYNRNLEAAVVPQTEDLMDAVYQVVGCDE, from the coding sequence ATGGAAATGCAGGAAATGACTTATCGTGAAGCAATCCGCCTGGCCATGTCAGAGGAGATGCGGCGCGATCACGACGTGATTTTTATGGGAGAAGATATTGGTGTTTACGGCGGCGGCTTTGGTGTCTCTGTTGGAATGATTGACGAGTTTGGTGAGGACCGTGTTCTGGACACCCCCATATCCGAATCGGTTATTGTGGGAGCTGCCGCAGGAGCGGCCGTGACAGGGCTCCGTCCTGTCTGTGAAATGATGTTTATGGATTTTATCTCATTTGGAATGGATTCCTTGGTCAATCAGGCGGCCAAGCTGCGCTATATGTTCGGCGGCGAGGCTCAAGTGCCCATGGTGGTGCGCCTGCCCTCAGGCTCCGGCACAGGGGCGGCCGCCCAGCACTGCCAGACATTGGAAGCGTGGATGTGCCACGTACCAGGCCTGAAGGTGGTTACGCCGTCCACACCGGCCCAGGCGAAGGGGCTCTTGAAGGCAGCGATCCGTGACAATAACCCGGTCTGTTTTATCGAGCATAAGCTTTTATACAAAATGAAGGGGATGGTGCCTGTCGATGACAGTTACCTGGTTCCCATCGGCGAGACCTTTGTGGAGCGCCAGGGAACAGACGCCACCATCGTGGCCTGGGGCACACTGCTCGTGAAGGCCATGGAAACGGCTGAAAAGCTGGCAGAGGAAGGCATAGAGGTGGAGGTGGTCAATCCGATGACGCTTTATCCCATGGACATGGGTCCAATTATGGAATCGGTCAGGAAAACCGGCCGTCTGATCATTGCGCATGAGGCAGCCAAAACCGGCGGCGTCGGTGGTGAGATCGCCGCCCGCATTGCAGAAAGCGACTGCTTTGACTATATGGACGCGCCGATTATCCGCCTCGGCGGACTGGATGTGCCCATTCCGTATAACCGTAATCTGGAAGCCGCTGTGGTCCCCCAGACGGAGGACCTTATGGATGCCGTTTATCAGGTAGTCGGATGCGACGAGTAA
- the crtI gene encoding phytoene desaturase family protein, which translates to MAKKVTIIGAGTAGLAAGIRLLKNGYEVDICERLPQAGGKMNQIKDQGFTFDVGPTIVMMPDIYREIFEYAGRNPEDYIPMKRLDPMYVLTFPDGEQQRVSSELTELTGMLEAISPEDTLGYFSYLADVYKRYLVAKDEFIDKSFRDRGDFYNLKSLANAMKLKTFDDAYTSISKFVKNENLRKALAFQTLYIGISPYQGPSIYTIIPMIELLYGVWYMPGGMYTMTEGLVRLFKELGGTLRLDTPVDCIDIENGRAVGVHIGDTVESPDYIICSADFPYAMKSLVHNSEAKGKYTDDKIDDLEYSCSCFLLYLGLDKKLPNLSVHNIRFGGDFDQNVREIFETYTLPEDPSIYLYVPSKIDSTMAPEGCEALYVLVPVSELSKGDILWDNRTIEAYRGKVLDKLSAIPGLEDIRSHIVFEKSLTPLDFKDTFHAYNGATFGLKPTLFQSNYFRPHNKADHCEGLYFCGSSVHPGAGVPIVLTSAKLAVDELLKDDELL; encoded by the coding sequence TTGGCCAAAAAAGTTACAATTATAGGTGCCGGGACGGCTGGACTCGCGGCAGGCATCCGCCTCCTGAAAAACGGCTATGAGGTTGATATCTGCGAACGCCTGCCGCAGGCTGGCGGAAAAATGAACCAGATAAAAGACCAGGGCTTTACTTTTGACGTGGGACCGACCATTGTCATGATGCCCGATATTTACAGAGAAATTTTTGAATACGCCGGAAGAAACCCAGAGGATTATATTCCAATGAAACGGCTGGACCCAATGTATGTTCTCACCTTTCCAGACGGCGAACAGCAGCGGGTATCCTCAGAGCTGACCGAGCTGACCGGTATGCTGGAGGCCATCAGCCCTGAGGATACCCTTGGCTATTTTAGCTATCTGGCCGACGTCTACAAGCGCTACCTGGTGGCCAAGGATGAGTTTATTGATAAATCCTTCCGTGACCGCGGTGATTTTTATAATCTCAAATCGCTGGCCAACGCTATGAAGCTCAAAACCTTTGACGATGCTTATACCTCTATTTCCAAGTTTGTAAAAAATGAAAACCTGCGGAAAGCGCTGGCCTTCCAAACCCTGTACATTGGCATTTCTCCCTATCAGGGGCCTTCGATCTACACCATTATTCCCATGATTGAGCTGCTCTACGGCGTCTGGTACATGCCTGGCGGCATGTACACCATGACAGAAGGTTTGGTACGCCTTTTTAAAGAGCTGGGGGGTACCCTGCGTCTGGACACACCGGTCGACTGCATCGACATTGAGAATGGCCGGGCTGTGGGCGTTCACATCGGTGATACGGTGGAATCTCCCGACTACATTATCTGCAGCGCGGATTTTCCCTATGCCATGAAATCCCTTGTTCATAACAGCGAGGCGAAGGGTAAGTACACGGATGATAAAATTGACGACCTAGAATACTCCTGCTCCTGCTTCCTGCTATACCTGGGGCTGGATAAAAAGCTGCCAAACCTGTCCGTGCATAATATCCGTTTCGGCGGCGATTTTGACCAGAATGTCCGGGAAATTTTTGAAACCTATACCCTGCCGGAGGATCCCTCCATTTACCTGTATGTGCCCTCCAAAATCGATTCTACCATGGCTCCGGAGGGCTGTGAGGCCCTTTACGTGCTGGTACCTGTATCCGAGCTGTCCAAGGGCGATATTCTCTGGGACAACCGGACCATTGAGGCCTACCGCGGGAAGGTTCTGGACAAGCTGTCTGCCATTCCGGGACTCGAGGATATCCGAAGCCACATCGTTTTTGAGAAAAGCCTGACCCCGCTGGATTTCAAGGATACCTTCCACGCCTATAACGGCGCGACCTTTGGGCTGAAGCCAACATTGTTCCAGAGCAATTACTTCCGTCCGCACAACAAGGCTGACCACTGCGAAGGACTATATTTCTGCGGCAGCAGTGTGCACCCCGGCGCCGGTGTTCCCATTGTGCTGACCTCGGCCAAGCTGGCGGTGGACGAGCTTTTAAAGGATGACGAACTGCTATGA
- a CDS encoding DUF92 domain-containing protein, protein MKALLLGALLSAIIGFAAYKKNALNSSGFAAAVVLGTVVYLCGGLLFWLTMIAFFISSSLLTFIKSSKKETAQRLNEKGGRRDAVQVFANGAPAMAAAILFWFYQNPVFLIIFAASFASSNADTWASEIGVLNRKPPVSIIGFKPMEPGTSGAVSPLGMAAAFAGALFIALVFCLSGGLVWGLPVLRFSWVLIITVSGFLGCLTDSLLGAVVQAQYRCVSCGRLTEKTVHHGENAVLVKGFKVMNNDMVNFLSSLAAGLLGSIFFSFL, encoded by the coding sequence ATGAAAGCATTACTACTCGGCGCTCTCCTGAGCGCCATCATCGGCTTCGCAGCCTACAAAAAAAATGCCCTGAACAGCAGCGGCTTCGCGGCGGCAGTGGTGCTCGGCACAGTCGTTTACCTATGCGGCGGACTCTTATTCTGGCTGACGATGATCGCCTTTTTTATTTCCTCAAGCCTGCTGACTTTTATCAAGTCCAGCAAAAAAGAAACGGCCCAGCGGCTCAATGAAAAGGGCGGCCGACGCGACGCTGTCCAGGTCTTTGCCAACGGCGCCCCGGCCATGGCTGCGGCCATTCTGTTCTGGTTTTACCAGAACCCTGTTTTTCTCATCATCTTCGCCGCTTCCTTTGCCTCCTCCAACGCGGACACCTGGGCCTCAGAAATCGGCGTTTTAAACCGGAAGCCGCCGGTCTCTATCATTGGCTTTAAGCCCATGGAGCCTGGCACCTCGGGTGCGGTGAGCCCTCTGGGCATGGCCGCCGCCTTCGCCGGCGCGTTGTTCATCGCGTTGGTCTTCTGCCTGTCTGGCGGGCTGGTCTGGGGGCTGCCGGTCCTCCGCTTTTCATGGGTGCTCATCATCACCGTCAGCGGTTTTCTGGGCTGTCTGACCGACAGTCTCCTGGGGGCCGTGGTTCAGGCGCAGTACCGCTGTGTGAGCTGTGGACGCCTGACGGAAAAGACCGTGCACCACGGCGAAAATGCCGTGCTGGTCAAGGGCTTTAAGGTTATGAACAATGATATGGTCAATTTCCTGAGCAGTCTGGCCGCCGGCCTGCTCGGCAGTATTTTCTTCAGTTTTCTCTGA
- a CDS encoding phytoene/squalene synthase family protein, which yields MNALLEQDYAFCEDVIRENSKSFYRAFSALPRQKALSIFAVYAFCRRADDLADVQRDSRGLEAFQETFQSFKAGATPDEPMWRALRHTVDHYNMSYGPFDDMLTGQRMDLSFEQPATQSALEDYCYYVAGSVGLMILPVLSRHHRLLEQNAVDLGKAMQLTNILRDVGEDLENNRIYIPREIQKLYGYSDKELRERAVSHTFKQLWEYEARRSEFLYKKALMGLPLFDADSRLPVLLAAVLYRQILATVRDNRYDCFNKRAVVPKARQLLLYRQSSEAVRNLGGTPL from the coding sequence ATGAACGCCCTACTCGAACAGGATTACGCCTTCTGCGAGGACGTGATCAGAGAAAACTCCAAAAGCTTTTACCGGGCTTTCTCGGCACTTCCCCGGCAAAAGGCTCTGTCCATCTTTGCCGTCTATGCCTTTTGCCGCAGGGCCGACGACCTGGCCGACGTCCAGCGGGACAGCCGGGGGCTGGAGGCTTTCCAGGAAACCTTCCAGTCCTTCAAGGCTGGCGCCACTCCGGACGAGCCCATGTGGCGTGCTCTGCGCCATACGGTGGACCACTACAATATGAGCTATGGCCCCTTTGATGACATGCTCACTGGCCAGCGTATGGATCTAAGCTTTGAGCAGCCCGCCACCCAGTCAGCACTCGAGGACTACTGTTACTATGTGGCCGGCAGTGTGGGGCTCATGATCCTGCCCGTGCTTTCAAGGCACCACCGCCTTTTGGAACAAAATGCCGTGGATTTAGGCAAGGCCATGCAGCTCACCAATATCCTTCGGGACGTGGGCGAGGACCTGGAAAACAACCGGATCTATATTCCCCGGGAAATCCAGAAGCTTTATGGCTATTCCGATAAGGAACTTCGGGAGCGGGCAGTCAGCCATACCTTTAAGCAGCTCTGGGAATACGAGGCCCGCCGTTCCGAGTTTCTCTATAAAAAGGCGCTGATGGGGCTTCCCCTGTTTGACGCTGACAGCCGTCTGCCCGTGCTGCTGGCGGCTGTTCTCTACCGTCAGATACTGGCCACTGTCCGTGACAACCGCTATGACTGCTTTAACAAGCGGGCTGTCGTGCCAAAGGCCCGCCAGCTTTTACTCTACCGCCAAAGCAGTGAGGCGGTCCGGAATCTGGGAGGTACCCCTCTATGA
- the yaaA gene encoding peroxide stress protein YaaA, with protein MKMILSPAKNLRTLELPGAVTSLPVFGAKTAELAHILKAMTEDDFKAAMQLSDQLTALNRERCAAFRLDTDGTPALLAYDGQQYRALAAETFTTEDWEFANTHLRILDALYGVLKPLDSIYPYRLEMKNKILKEQSLYAFWGDRLYRELTADGDMPIVNLASAEYGRAVEKHLKNPEEMVTCTFKVMKNGVPKTHSTQSKQARGLMAGWIIRRRAADIETLRAFDEDGYRLDETLSSDGELVFVKS; from the coding sequence ATGAAGATGATCTTATCGCCTGCGAAAAATCTCAGAACCCTTGAGCTGCCAGGCGCGGTCACCAGTCTGCCGGTGTTTGGAGCGAAAACGGCAGAGCTGGCGCATATTCTTAAAGCCATGACAGAGGATGATTTTAAGGCAGCGATGCAGCTGAGCGACCAGCTGACAGCCCTCAACCGGGAACGCTGTGCGGCTTTCCGGCTCGATACGGACGGCACACCGGCGCTGCTGGCCTACGATGGACAACAGTATAGAGCTCTGGCGGCTGAAACCTTCACGACGGAGGACTGGGAGTTCGCAAACACGCACCTGCGGATTCTGGACGCGCTCTATGGAGTGCTGAAACCCCTCGACAGCATTTACCCCTATCGGCTTGAGATGAAAAACAAAATTTTGAAGGAACAGTCCCTGTATGCTTTCTGGGGCGACCGGCTCTACCGGGAGCTCACAGCAGACGGCGACATGCCCATTGTCAACCTGGCTTCCGCTGAGTATGGCAGGGCGGTCGAGAAGCATTTAAAAAACCCGGAGGAGATGGTTACCTGCACCTTTAAGGTTATGAAAAATGGGGTACCCAAGACCCATTCCACCCAGTCCAAGCAGGCCAGAGGCCTGATGGCCGGCTGGATTATCCGCCGGCGGGCAGCGGATATTGAGACGCTCAGAGCCTTTGATGAGGACGGTTACCGGCTGGATGAAACGCTTTCGTCAGATGGCGAGCTCGTCTTTGTAAAAAGTTGA
- a CDS encoding diacylglycerol/polyprenol kinase family protein, which produces MMSTNFLGIILSFIYVFIILGLSTLLQKRGLSTEGSRKLVHIGVSNWWLIAMACFDNVVWASVVPAVFIVLNAISYRKDLFSAMERHEGRGDLGTVYYPISLLILTILCFGGYSLPYAGALGVFVMGYGDGLAAVIGKRFGKRKYYIFGNTKSYVGSLTMLVVSFVVCALILWATTPVFLGTVLLQALILAVFATTVEAVSPFGLDNLTVPLLTFFLYQLFF; this is translated from the coding sequence ATGATGAGTACAAACTTTCTCGGGATCATCCTGTCCTTTATCTATGTTTTTATAATACTGGGGCTGTCCACTCTGCTGCAAAAGCGCGGACTGTCCACCGAAGGCTCCCGCAAGCTCGTGCATATCGGGGTTTCAAACTGGTGGCTCATTGCCATGGCCTGCTTTGATAACGTAGTATGGGCTTCGGTGGTACCGGCAGTCTTTATTGTGCTCAACGCCATATCCTACCGAAAGGATCTGTTCAGTGCCATGGAACGGCACGAGGGCCGGGGCGATCTGGGGACGGTCTATTACCCCATCTCTCTGCTGATTCTGACGATCCTATGCTTTGGCGGCTACAGCCTGCCCTACGCCGGGGCCCTGGGCGTTTTTGTCATGGGCTATGGGGACGGTCTGGCCGCAGTCATTGGAAAGCGGTTTGGCAAAAGAAAATATTATATTTTCGGCAATACCAAAAGCTATGTGGGCAGTCTGACCATGCTGGTGGTTTCCTTTGTGGTCTGCGCTTTAATCCTCTGGGCCACGACGCCGGTCTTTCTGGGAACCGTTCTGCTTCAGGCTCTGATTCTCGCGGTTTTTGCCACAACGGTGGAAGCGGTCTCCCCCTTTGGGCTCGACAATCTGACAGTCCCCCTGCTCACCTTTTTTCTATATCAGCTGTTTTTTTAA
- a CDS encoding pyridoxal phosphate-dependent aminotransferase, with the protein MRTFKKSKKLDNVCYDIRGPVVEEADRMTAEGIDIIMLNTGNPPTFNLNAPDEVIRDIRYNLRSSEAYCHSKGIFPARKAIVQYYQTKGLMGLTEEDVYIGNGSSELVSFCMQALVNDGDEILIPAPDYPLWTACATLAGGKAVHYICDEESNWYPDLEDIRKKITPNTKGIVVINPNNPTGAVYPREILEGIVKIAVENELIIFSDEIYDQIIYDEIEHVPMGTLTDETLVVTLNGLSKSHRVPGFRVGWMVFSGNKEMARDYIEGINLLATMRLCANVPAQYAIQTSLGGYQSIDDLVRPGGRLYEQRTIVYKRLNEIPGISCVKPDGALYCFPKVDIKRFNITDDVQFALDFLKRERVLLVQGTGFNWAEPDHFRVVFLPAPTQLEETMDRLQRFMSGYIQG; encoded by the coding sequence ATGAGAACATTTAAAAAATCCAAAAAGCTGGATAACGTCTGTTACGATATCCGCGGGCCGGTCGTCGAGGAAGCAGACAGGATGACGGCGGAGGGGATTGACATCATTATGCTCAATACCGGCAATCCGCCGACCTTTAATCTGAACGCTCCGGACGAGGTTATCCGTGACATTCGCTATAACCTCAGAAGCTCCGAAGCTTACTGTCACTCCAAGGGGATTTTCCCGGCGCGCAAGGCCATTGTGCAGTATTATCAGACCAAGGGCCTCATGGGCCTGACTGAGGAGGATGTGTATATCGGAAATGGCTCCAGCGAGCTGGTTTCTTTCTGTATGCAGGCCCTGGTGAATGACGGTGACGAGATCCTGATCCCGGCTCCGGACTATCCGCTTTGGACGGCCTGCGCCACGCTGGCGGGCGGAAAGGCGGTTCATTACATCTGTGACGAGGAATCCAACTGGTATCCAGACCTCGAGGACATCCGAAAAAAGATTACCCCCAATACCAAAGGGATCGTCGTTATCAATCCCAATAACCCGACCGGGGCAGTCTATCCGCGGGAAATCCTGGAGGGCATTGTCAAGATTGCAGTTGAAAATGAGCTGATCATTTTCTCAGATGAAATCTACGACCAGATTATTTATGATGAAATCGAGCATGTGCCCATGGGGACACTGACCGATGAAACCCTGGTGGTCACCCTTAACGGGCTGTCAAAATCCCACCGTGTCCCAGGTTTCAGAGTGGGCTGGATGGTCTTTTCCGGCAATAAGGAAATGGCCAGAGATTATATTGAGGGCATAAACCTGCTGGCAACCATGCGCCTGTGCGCCAATGTGCCGGCCCAGTACGCTATCCAGACCTCTCTTGGCGGTTACCAGAGCATCGACGATCTGGTGCGTCCGGGCGGTCGGCTTTATGAGCAGCGCACCATTGTCTACAAGCGTCTCAATGAGATCCCGGGCATCAGCTGCGTCAAGCCAGACGGCGCGCTCTACTGCTTCCCGAAGGTTGATATCAAGCGGTTTAACATTACCGACGACGTTCAGTTCGCTTTGGATTTCCTAAAGCGGGAGCGGGTGCTGCTGGTGCAGGGCACAGGCTTTAACTGGGCAGAGCCCGACCATTTCAGAGTGGTCTTTCTGCCGGCGCCCACACAGCTTGAAGAAACCATGGACCGTCTGCAGCGCTTTATGAGCGGTTATATACAAGGATAA
- the ispD gene encoding 2-C-methyl-D-erythritol 4-phosphate cytidylyltransferase, protein MEKIKTSVIIPAAGQGTRMNAPINKQYLTLRGKPILSYTLDVFERCSLIDEIILVINKNEFKICRQQVLNPHSYSKIKLVEGGATRQKSVYEGLKRVSPQTDIVLVHDGARPLIREDIIVQSIYETIQHKATIVAVPAKNTIKVVEKDGFVEYTPNRDFLFEIQTPQTFTYDLLLDAHEKAIQEEVEGTDDAFLVERMCVPVKIVRGHYNNIKITTPEDLIIAESLIDLFSGEH, encoded by the coding sequence ATGGAAAAGATAAAAACCAGTGTCATTATCCCCGCTGCCGGGCAGGGAACGCGCATGAACGCGCCCATCAACAAGCAGTACCTCACCCTGAGGGGAAAGCCCATTTTGTCCTATACGCTGGATGTTTTTGAGCGCTGCTCCCTCATTGATGAAATCATTCTGGTCATCAATAAAAACGAGTTTAAAATCTGCCGTCAGCAGGTTTTAAATCCGCACAGTTATTCTAAAATAAAGCTGGTGGAGGGCGGCGCGACCCGTCAAAAGTCTGTTTATGAGGGACTGAAAAGGGTCAGCCCTCAGACAGATATTGTACTGGTCCACGATGGCGCAAGACCCCTGATCAGGGAGGACATTATCGTCCAGAGCATCTATGAAACCATCCAGCACAAAGCCACCATTGTGGCTGTGCCGGCCAAAAATACCATCAAAGTGGTCGAGAAGGACGGCTTTGTGGAGTATACCCCGAACCGGGATTTTTTGTTTGAAATCCAGACTCCCCAGACCTTTACCTACGATCTGCTTCTGGACGCCCACGAAAAGGCGATTCAGGAAGAGGTGGAGGGAACCGACGACGCCTTTCTGGTCGAGCGCATGTGCGTGCCGGTCAAAATCGTCCGGGGACATTACAATAATATAAAGATCACAACCCCTGAGGATCTGATCATCGCCGAATCGCTGATTGATCTGTTTTCAGGAGAGCATTAA
- the tsaE gene encoding tRNA (adenosine(37)-N6)-threonylcarbamoyltransferase complex ATPase subunit type 1 TsaE, translating to MKITIKTESPEATRQLGADFGSLLDGPHTILLAGGMGAGKTAVTKGIVEGMGICDDVSSPTYTLVNAYEDGDKRVYHFDLYRLGDPEELYEMGFEDYLDEGCSLIIEWPQVAGDYPFASKVILTLDQTGKPEERLVTIETEDEAIINGLKKLGW from the coding sequence ATGAAAATCACAATAAAAACGGAATCTCCCGAAGCCACCAGGCAGCTGGGAGCAGATTTCGGCAGTCTGTTAGACGGCCCGCATACCATCCTGCTGGCAGGGGGAATGGGGGCCGGAAAAACGGCTGTCACCAAGGGGATTGTCGAGGGAATGGGCATCTGTGATGATGTCAGCAGCCCGACCTACACCCTTGTCAATGCCTATGAGGACGGAGACAAAAGGGTCTATCATTTTGATCTGTACCGTCTCGGCGACCCGGAGGAGCTCTATGAGATGGGCTTTGAGGATTACCTGGACGAGGGGTGCAGCCTGATCATTGAATGGCCTCAGGTGGCCGGTGATTATCCCTTCGCCTCAAAAGTTATACTTACCCTGGACCAGACCGGGAAACCGGAGGAGCGTCTCGTCACCATTGAGACAGAGGACGAAGCAATCATTAACGGCCTGAAAAAATTGGGATGGTGA